The genomic segment GATGCGGCCCTGCTGGGAAAAGCCCCATGCTTGCAGTATAGATGCTGCCGCTGACTTTGAGAAAACGACCAGGTCCACATCACCTGTGGTGTAATCCCCAAGTGTATAGGCCTCGACGGCATGGCCGCCGACAATCGCGGAACGCTCGTCTCGTGCCGCCAGCGCCTCCTGCAGCAGCGCCGCAAACAGCAGCCGCCGCTCGAAGGGATCCTGAATCTCCAGCAGTTGCTCCAGCGGCAGTTCCGACATGGCTACTCCTTACCGCGCTTCTGCTCCCAGCGCTCCAGCTCCGCGATCTCTGCCAGCGTGATGCCCTTCTCGCTGATCTCCGCGTGATCGCGCATCTCGCGCTCTACCACGTCCATCGCGCGGTTGGCTACCTCGACCGCCTGCTCACGGGGCACGCAGACCACCCCGTCGCCATCGCCGATGATCCAGTCCCCCGTGCGGACTGGCGTCTCGCCGATCTTCAAAGGCACGCCGATCATGCCTACGCCCTTTGGCTCGCCGGCCTGGGGAGCGACCAGCGACGAGAAGACCGCGAAGCCGAGCTCGATGACCTCGTCGGTATCGCGCGCGCCGCCGTTGATGACGCATCCGGCCAGGTGGCGCGCCACGCAGCTCTTGCTCGCGCCCTCGCCCCACAGCGCCGGGCCCATGTTGTGGGCGTCAATGACCAGCACCGTACCGGGTTCCGCCTCGTCAATGGCCTCCACTGGCTTGCTCCAGTCCCCGGGGTAGGCCCAGACAGTGAGGGCAGGGCCGGCGCACTTGAGGCCGCGCCTGAGAGCATGAATGCCCGGCAGGTAGCCCTTGTGATGCATCGCGTCCGAGATATTGGCGGTGGTCGCGCGCATGAACATCTCGCGAAGCTGCTCCTCGCCACCGCGCTTGAAGAGTTCGGTTTCTACCCCTTCGCCGCACGCGATGGCGTGCAGGATGGTCTCCGAAGCGGCCTTGGCGTCCGGGGCTTTGATGATGGCCCCGCCGACGATGGCGATGCTGGCACCGGCGGCGAAGACCTGGGGCGCGGTCTCGGAGTTCAGACCACCCGCCACGGCGATGGGAATGTCCACGACTGCCGCGACCTCGCGCAGGGCGGCCATGGGGTCGCCCCCACGCATCTGCACGTCAATGGGGCAGTGGACGCCCACGATGGCGGCCCCAAGCTCCTGCGCGCGCTTGGCCCGCTCGGCAAGGTTCGGGACCTCGATGAGGTCCACCATGATCTGCGCGTCATAGTGCTTGGCGGCCTCGATGCACTCAGCGATGGTCGCATCCGACGCCGCACCGAGCACCGCGACGACGTTGGCGCCGGCCTTGGCGGCCATCTCGACCTCAGCGCGTCCGGCGTCCATGATCTT from the bacterium genome contains:
- a CDS encoding orotidine 5'-phosphate decarboxylase; this translates as MDYPQVQLALDFANLSQALRVAHEAWDGGIRRLEAGTPLIKSEGLEAVRRLRAEFPEATIVADMKIMDAGRAEVEMAAKAGANVVAVLGAASDATIAECIEAAKHYDAQIMVDLIEVPNLAERAKRAQELGAAIVGVHCPIDVQMRGGDPMAALREVAAVVDIPIAVAGGLNSETAPQVFAAGASIAIVGGAIIKAPDAKAASETILHAIACGEGVETELFKRGGEEQLREMFMRATTANISDAMHHKGYLPGIHALRRGLKCAGPALTVWAYPGDWSKPVEAIDEAEPGTVLVIDAHNMGPALWGEGASKSCVARHLAGCVINGGARDTDEVIELGFAVFSSLVAPQAGEPKGVGMIGVPLKIGETPVRTGDWIIGDGDGVVCVPREQAVEVANRAMDVVEREMRDHAEISEKGITLAEIAELERWEQKRGKE